One segment of Panicum virgatum strain AP13 chromosome 3K, P.virgatum_v5, whole genome shotgun sequence DNA contains the following:
- the LOC120697461 gene encoding REF/SRPP-like protein OsI_017815 isoform X2, with product MAESANNDAPIATNNQPTAEVTVERAATQQEEEEERLRYLEFVQQAAAQALVLAAAAYAYAKQGAGPLRPGVDHVEGTVKAVVGPVYDRFHAVPLDLLKFLDRKVGESVEEIDRRVPPVVKEAPTLARSAAKEVRQAGLVGTATGLAKSAIDRAEPKARELYTRYEPVAERRAAEAWVALNRLPLVPSVTRVVLPTAAQLSAKYNSAVMDGAKRGNTVATYLPLVPTERLAKVFRYPMADAAPAPEMQPIPSQ from the exons ATGGCCGAGTCCGCCAACAACGACGCCCCGATCGCCACCAACAACCAGCCCACCGCG GAGGTGACGGTTGAGAGGGCGGCGacccagcaggaggaggaggaggagaggctgCGGTACCTCGAGTTCgtgcagcaggcggcggcgcaggcgctggTGCTGGCGGCCGCGGCCTACGCGTACGCCAAGCAGGGCGCCGGGCCGCTCCGCCCCGGCGTCGACCACGTCGAGGGCACCGTCAAGGCCGTCGTCGGGCCCGTCTACGACCGCTTCCACGCCGTCCCGCTCGACCTCCTCAAGTTCCTCGACCGCAAG GTTGGCGAGTCCGTTGAGGAGATTGACCGACGTGTCCCTCCAGTGGTGAAGGAAGCCCCCACCCTCGCCCGCTCTGCTGCCAAGGAGGTCCGTCAAGCTGGTCTGGTGGGCACAGCCACTGGCCTCGCAAAGTCGGCCATCGACCGTGCAGAGCCCAAGGCCAGGGAGCTCTACACCCGCTACGAGCCCGTGGCTGAGCGCCGCGCAGCTGAGGCCTGGGTGGCCCTGAACCGCCTCCCACTGGTGCCCTCGGTGACCAGGGTGGTCCTCCCCACTGCTGCGCAGCTGTCGGCCAAGTACAACTCAGCAGTGATGGACGGCGCCAAGCGTGGGAACACTGTGGCAACCTACCTCCCGCTGGTGCCCACCGAGCGGCTTGCCAAGGTGTTCAGGTACCCCATGGCGGACGCCGCCCCAGCGCCTGAGATGCAGCCCATCCCGTCCCAGTAG
- the LOC120697461 gene encoding REF/SRPP-like protein OsI_017815 isoform X1, giving the protein MAESANNDAPIATNNQPTAEEVTVERAATQQEEEEERLRYLEFVQQAAAQALVLAAAAYAYAKQGAGPLRPGVDHVEGTVKAVVGPVYDRFHAVPLDLLKFLDRKVGESVEEIDRRVPPVVKEAPTLARSAAKEVRQAGLVGTATGLAKSAIDRAEPKARELYTRYEPVAERRAAEAWVALNRLPLVPSVTRVVLPTAAQLSAKYNSAVMDGAKRGNTVATYLPLVPTERLAKVFRYPMADAAPAPEMQPIPSQ; this is encoded by the exons ATGGCCGAGTCCGCCAACAACGACGCCCCGATCGCCACCAACAACCAGCCCACCGCG GAGGAGGTGACGGTTGAGAGGGCGGCGacccagcaggaggaggaggaggagaggctgCGGTACCTCGAGTTCgtgcagcaggcggcggcgcaggcgctggTGCTGGCGGCCGCGGCCTACGCGTACGCCAAGCAGGGCGCCGGGCCGCTCCGCCCCGGCGTCGACCACGTCGAGGGCACCGTCAAGGCCGTCGTCGGGCCCGTCTACGACCGCTTCCACGCCGTCCCGCTCGACCTCCTCAAGTTCCTCGACCGCAAG GTTGGCGAGTCCGTTGAGGAGATTGACCGACGTGTCCCTCCAGTGGTGAAGGAAGCCCCCACCCTCGCCCGCTCTGCTGCCAAGGAGGTCCGTCAAGCTGGTCTGGTGGGCACAGCCACTGGCCTCGCAAAGTCGGCCATCGACCGTGCAGAGCCCAAGGCCAGGGAGCTCTACACCCGCTACGAGCCCGTGGCTGAGCGCCGCGCAGCTGAGGCCTGGGTGGCCCTGAACCGCCTCCCACTGGTGCCCTCGGTGACCAGGGTGGTCCTCCCCACTGCTGCGCAGCTGTCGGCCAAGTACAACTCAGCAGTGATGGACGGCGCCAAGCGTGGGAACACTGTGGCAACCTACCTCCCGCTGGTGCCCACCGAGCGGCTTGCCAAGGTGTTCAGGTACCCCATGGCGGACGCCGCCCCAGCGCCTGAGATGCAGCCCATCCCGTCCCAGTAG
- the LOC120697459 gene encoding phenylalanine--tRNA ligase beta subunit, cytoplasmic-like: MPTVSVGRDRLFAALGRTYTQEEFEALCFEFGIELDDVTTEKAIIRKEKHLEDDGEVEGDDEVIYKIEVAANRYDLLCLEGLARALRVFTGTEASPVFRVSSIPRGSMLQMHVKPQTSQIRPHVVCAVLRGVTFNEARYNSFIDLQDKLHQNICRKRTLVAIGTHDLDTLVAPFSYEALPPHGINFVPLKQEESFRADKLMEFYKSDMKLKKFLHIIENSPVYPVIYDSNRTVLSLPPIINGAHSAITLATRNVFIECTATDLTKAKIVLNTMVTMFSEYCENKFEVEPVEVVHHDGSKTVYPDLSCYKMEAPLSDILGPIGISLDEKQVVCLLNKMQLQAESHSLKGEHRISVSVPPTRSDILHARDLVEDVAIAYGYNNVPKSKPKCMTIGGRQPLNRFSDKIRAEVARAGYMEVLTFTLSSHEENFDMLNRTDDKSKAVIIANPRTSEFEVVRTSLMSCLLKTLKHNIDHPRPIKIFEVGDVVTLDPSRDVGASNNRRLAALYCNRVSGFEEIMGLVDSIVKIVRAPHVKFGEKYYVPTDEPEFFPKRQCKIVTSDGKQVGYLGIVHAEVLRKFGIPDPCTFVEMDIEALL, from the exons ATGCCGACGGTGAGCGTCGGCCGCGACCGGCTCTTCGCCGCCCTCGGCCGGACCTACA CGCAGGAGGAGTTCGAGGCGCTCTGCTTCGAGTTCGGCATCGAGCTCGACGACGTG ACGACGGAGAAGGCTATTATCAGGAAGGAGAAACACCTCGAGGATGATGGCGAGGTGGAGGGCGACGACGAGGTCATCTACAAGATAGAGGTCGCCGCCAACAG ATACGATTTGCTATGTCTTGAAGGATTAGCAAGAGCTCTTCGTGTTTTCACTGGGACTGAAGCAAGCCCTGTATTCCGAGTTTCTTCCATCCCTCGTGGTTCAATGCTTCAGATGCATGTTAAACCACAG ACTTCACAAATTAGACCACACGTAGTTTGTGCTGTCCTAAGAGGGGTTACTTTCAATGAAGCAAGATACAACAGCTTCATAGACCTTCAAGACAAACTCCACCAAAATATATGCCG GAAGAGAACTCTGGTTGCCATTGGTACCCATGATTTGGATACTCTGGTAGCTCCCTTCTCTTATGAG GCTCTACCACCACATGGAATCAACTTTGTCCCGTTAAAGCAG GAGGAAAGCTTCAGAGCTGATAAACTGATGGAATTCTATAAA TCAGACATGAAACTGAAGAAGTTTTTGCATATAATTGAGAACTCTCCAGTGTATCCAGTTATCTATGATAGCAACAG AACTGTATTATCGTTACCTCCTATCATCAATGGTGCACATTCAGCTATCACCCTTGCAACAAGAAATGTCTTTATTGAATGTACAGCTACTGACCTTACCAAAGCAAAGATTGTTCTGAATACAATG GTTACCATGTTCTCTGAGTATTGTGAGAATAAATTTGAAGTGGAACCAGTTGAAGTGGTACATCATGATGGCAGCAAAACTGTTTACCCTGATCTTTCATGTTACAAAATGGAGGCTCCATTATCTGACATTCTTGGGCCTATCGGCATCTCCCTGGATGAGAAACAG GTTGTTTGTCTTTTAAACAAAATGCAACTGCAAGCTGAAAGTCACTCATTGAAGGGCGAGCATCGGATTTCAGTATCTGTTCCTCCAACAAGAAGTGATATTCTGCATGCTCGTGATTTGGTGGAG GATGTTGCTATAGCTTATGGATACAACAATGTGCCAAAATCAAAGCCAAAGTGTATGACAATAGGAGGAAGGCAACCATTAAACCGGTTCTCCGATAAAATTCGTGCCGAG GTTGCAAGAGCTGGCTATATGGAGGTTCTCACATTTACCTTGTCTTCACATGAAGAAAACTTTGACATGTTGAACAGAACAGATGACAAAAGTAAAGCAGTTATTATCGCAAACCCTCGTACTTCTGAATTTGAG GTTGTAAGAACTAGTCTGATGTCGTGTTTATTGAAAACACTGAAACATAATATAGACCATCCAAGACCCATAAAG ATTTTTGAAGTTGGTGATGTAGTGACGTTGGACCCGTCACGCGATGTTGGTGCATCTAATAATCGGCGGCTTGCAGCTTTGTACTGCAATAGGGTTTCTGGATTTGAG GAAATTATGGGATTGGTGGATAGTATCGTCAAAATTGTCAGAGCTCCGCATGTCAAGTTTGGCGAGAAGTACTATGTTCCTACAGAT gaacctgagttcTTCCCAAAAAGACAATGTAAAATTGTTACAAGTGATGGCAAGCAGGTTGGCTACTTAGGAATTGTCCATGCTGAG GTGCTAAGGAAATTCGGCATTCCGGATCCCTGCACATTTGTCGAGATGGACATCGAAGCCCTGTTGTAG
- the LOC120700580 gene encoding L-type lectin-domain containing receptor kinase SIT2-like — translation MGNFPVFFHVLLLCLTLCPPRFCDAGGESFVFSSFAGAGALTLDGAAEVTPEGFLKLTNDMVSIKGHAFHPAPLRFKASPNGTARSFSATFVFAIAAAGAGYPGGNGTDGMAFVVAPTKNFSDAAPAQYMGFLGGGAMNRTFAIELDTYGNAELRDVDGNHVGVDVAGLYSLESRAAGFHDDGDGGALKNLSLDSGEPMQVWVDYDGKGKQVNVTLAPVGAAKPSRPLLSNVSDLSAVLAEQAYVGFSAATGPIKTRHYVLAWSFAMDGPAPPIDFRKLPKLPYYDSDDRKTPSKLLKIALPTAASALILATCVAVTLLLRRRFAFAELREDWEVEFGPHRFAYKDLFHATQGFTNKNLLGAGGFGKVYKGVLPSSKSEVAVKRVSHGSSQGMKEFVAEVVSIGHLRHRNLVQLLGYCRRKGELLLVYEYMPNGSLDKHLYGGGEDGRPALEWARRFRIIKDVASALFYLHENWEQVVVHRDIKPSNVLLDGEATAHLGDFGLARLYDHGAADLQTATTRVVGTMGYIAPELARTGKASPLTDVFAFGAFLLEVACGRQPVSGGERDGRRAMLVDRVLEYWRGGALLETVDARLRGRGGGYDAGEARLVLTLGLLCSHPFPSGRPTMRQVVQYLDGDAPLPELTPASVSLLSMMQGDGAFDRALQCPWSANSIGTMTPDISVGR, via the coding sequence ATGGGTAATTTCCCCGTGTTCTTCCATGTCCTCCTCCTCTGTCTTACCCTGTGTCCTCCACGGTTCTGCGACGCCGGCGGAGAGAGCTTTGTCTTCTCCAGCtttgccggtgccggtgccctCACCCTCGACGGCGCGGCCGAGGTCACGCCAGAAGGGTTCCTCAAGCTCACGAACGACATGGTCAGCATCAAAGGCCACGCGTTCCACCCAGCTCCGCTTCGGTTCAAGGCGTCTCCCAACGGCACGGCGCGGTCCTTCTCGGCCACCTTCGtcttcgccatcgccgccgccggcgccggctacCCCGGCGGGAACGGCACCGACGGCATGGCCTTCGTCGTCGCCCCGACAAAGAACTTCTCGGACGCGGCGCCGGCCCAGTACATGGgcttcctcggcggcggcgcgatgaaCCGCACCTTCGCCATCGAGCTCGACACCTACGGGAACGCCGAGCTGCGGGACGTCGACGGCAACCACGTCGGCGTCGACGTCGCCGGCCTCTACTCCCTGGagtcccgcgccgccggcttccacgacgacggggacggcggcgcgctcaagAACCTGAGCCTCGACAGCGGCGAGCCGATGCAGGTCTGGGTGGACTACGACGGGAAGGGCAAGCAAGTCAATGTCACCTTGGCTCCCGTCGGAGCGGCCAAGCCATCGAGGCCGCTGCTCTCCAACGTTTCTGACCTCTCCGCCGTGCTCGCCGAGCAAGCGTATGTTGGCTTCTCCGCGGCGACCGGGCCCATCAAGACGCGTCACTACGTGCTCGCCTGGAGCTTCGCCATGGACGGGCCTGCGCCACCCATCGATTTCAGGAAACTGCCCAAGCTGCCCTATTATGACAGTGATGATCGGAAGACTCCATCAAAGCTCTTGAAGATCGCATTGCCAACGGCTGCTTCCGCGTTGATCTTGGCTACCTGTGTCGCAGTCACTCTACTCCTGAGAAGACGATTCGCATTCGCCGAGCTCCGAGAAGACTGGGAGGTCGAGTTCGGGCCGCACCGTTTCGCCTACAAGGATCTGTTCCACGCCACCCAAGGGTTCACGAACAAAAACCtgctcggcgccggcgggtTTGGCAAGGTGTACAAGGGAGTGCTCCCGAGCTCCAAATCAGAGGTCGCCGTGAAGAGGGTGTCCCACGGCTCGAGCCAGGGGATGAAGGAGTTCGTCGCCGAGGTGGTCAGCATCGGCCACCTGCGCCACCGCAACCTCGTGCAGCTGCTCGGCTACTGCCGGCGGAAGGGGGAGCTCCTCCTGGTGTACGAGTACATGCCCAACGGCAGCCTCGACAAGCACctgtacggcggcggcgaggacggcagACCCGCCCTGGAATGGGCTCGGAGGTTCCGGATCATCAAGGACGTGGCCTCCGCCCTCTTCTACCTCCACGAGAATTGGGAGCAGGTCGTCGTCCACCGGGACATCAAGCCCAGCAACGtgctcctcgacggcgaggcgacggcgCACCTCGGCGACTTTGGGCTCGCGCGGCTGTACGACCACGGCGCCGCCGACCTGCAGACCGCCACCACCCGCGTGGTCGGCACCATGGGGTACATCGCCCCGGAGCTGGCGCGCACGGGCAAGGCGTCCCCTCTCACCGACGTGTTCGCCTTCGGCGCGTTCCTCCTCGAGGTCGCCTGCGGGCGGCagccggtgagcggcggcgagcgggacgGGCGGAGGGCGATGCTGGTGGACCGCGTGCTCGAGTACTGGCGCGGAGGGGCGCTCCTGGAGACGGTGGACGCCAGGCtgcgggggcggggcggcggatacgacgccggcgaggcgcgTCTGGTGCTGACGCTTGGGCTCCTGTGCTCGCACCCGTTCCCGAGCGGGAGGCCGACCATGAGGCAGGTCGTGCAGTACCtcgacggcgacgcgccgctGCCGGAGCTGACGCCGGCGAGCGTGAGCCTGCTGAGCATGATGCAGGGCGACGGCGCGTTCGACAGAGCCCTGCAGTGCCCGTGGTCGGCGAACAGTATAGGGACGATGACACCCGACATCTCAGTTGGAAGATGA
- the LOC120700581 gene encoding translocator protein homolog — protein sequence MESVVSGLNASRDSSHLRDTIAAPADRATKSAARKHSSLSPDRIRSAMAANAAQEGLTHRVAARDDDRAAVAGGASRDPGSRKPGAGRRGLRSLAAAVSLSAALTALSFFGASSSSSSAPGKAAPATTVAIVRAGSVAAEAVLALAAWMAWAEGGLHARPAATLLPYAARLACALAWAPLVLGHGAARAGLACCAGMAAGAVACARGFGAVNPVAGDLAKPAVAWAVLLAVVNYKML from the exons ATGGAGAGCGTTGTTTCTGGCCTG AACGCGTCTCGCGATAGCTCGCATCTCAGAGACACGATCGCCGCGCCCGCAGACCGAGCAACAAAATCAGCCGCCCGGAAACATAGCAGCCTCTCTCCGGATCGCATCAGATCAGCCATGGCGGCCAACGCCGCGCAAGAAGGCCTGACCCACCGCGTCGCCGCCAGGGACGACGACAgggccgcggtggccggcggcgctagCCGGGACCCGGGCTCGAGGAAGCCGGGCGCGGGCAGGCGCGGCCTCCggtcgctcgccgccgcggtgtcCCTCTCCGCCGCGCTCACCGCGCTGTCCTTCttcggcgcctcctcctcctcctcctcggcgcccggcaaggcggcgccggcgacgacggtggCGATCGTGCGGGCCGggtcggtggcggcggaggcggtgctgGCGCTGGCGGCGTGGATGGCGTGGGCGGAGGGCGGCCTGCACGCGCGCCCGGCCGCCACGCTGCTCCCCTACGCGGCGCGGCTGGCGTGCGCCCTGGCGTGGGCGCCGCTCGTGCTGGGacacggcgcggcgcgcgcgggcctCGCGTGCTGCGCGggcatggccgccggcgccgtggcgtgcgcgcgcgggttCGGCGCCGTGAACCCCGTCGCCGGGGACCTCGCCAAGCCCGCCGTCGCCTGGGCCGTGCTCCTCGCCGTCGTCAACTACAAGATGCTCTGA